From a region of the Leptospira venezuelensis genome:
- the tatC gene encoding twin-arginine translocase subunit TatC has protein sequence MPSKKKSLSSIPQPVISASEESLPHDREKFMTLGEHLEELRSVLIRSILVFTVFFVVALYFGEELHKIVIKPYKNILGESATFYQIKLMAPFMVYLRTGFMVSILITFPFALAFLWSFVSPALEPRTARLGKALIAFSTVLFWLGVWLCWAQAFESFLKIFLVTVRPLDIETRLPIDEYYDVFFNMHLIFGLSFQLPVIMVLLAAVGILKLSFLLKHWREAFIGIAFAAAVLSPGPDVISMLMLFVPLLVLFAISLALIAIIERK, from the coding sequence ATGCCTTCTAAAAAAAAGAGCCTTTCTAGTATTCCCCAACCTGTAATCTCTGCATCAGAGGAAAGTCTTCCTCATGATAGAGAAAAGTTTATGACCCTGGGGGAACATTTAGAAGAATTACGTTCCGTACTTATCCGTTCCATTCTTGTCTTTACTGTTTTCTTTGTGGTTGCTTTGTATTTCGGAGAAGAGCTGCATAAGATAGTTATTAAACCGTACAAGAACATTTTGGGGGAATCAGCTACATTCTACCAAATCAAACTCATGGCTCCTTTCATGGTTTATCTACGAACTGGATTCATGGTCTCTATTTTGATTACTTTTCCGTTCGCGTTAGCTTTTTTATGGAGCTTTGTTTCTCCCGCATTGGAGCCCAGAACCGCAAGACTCGGAAAAGCGCTTATTGCATTTTCCACAGTTCTATTTTGGTTAGGAGTTTGGCTTTGCTGGGCACAAGCATTCGAAAGTTTCCTAAAAATATTCTTAGTCACTGTTCGACCTTTAGATATAGAAACCAGACTTCCTATAGACGAATACTATGACGTATTCTTCAATATGCATCTGATCTTCGGATTGTCTTTCCAACTTCCGGTGATCATGGTATTGCTTGCAGCAGTCGGGATATTAAAACTTTCTTTTTTGCTAAAACATTGGAGAGAAGCATTCATAGGGATCGCATTCGCTGCAGCAGTATTATCTCCCGGACCAGACGTAATTTCCATGTTAATGTTATTCGTTCCATTGCTGGTCTTATTCGCGATCTCTCTGGCATTGATCGCAATTATAGAGAGGAAATGA
- the rktP gene encoding Arg-Lys translocation region protein phosphatase RktP: MFPNLQSKHKLAFASFTASFVLFLSYLLLDDFLFGEEIRKELRAYVWVRLGVGLLFSIVLGIVTYFLLNLSFKSLKSISQLLQNWSQDVYEDSGESEKDDELGELARHFRIALYQKKTKEETVSQESLNKKERELSDRIQKFFHKIRLHKIKNLDITVFPRSSDTGESDYANIIPTADGCFGVLAGFPNHGAIESSLKARIEGMISLAQETTGLRGEDLLYKIDRALRSTPISYLNLTLFYLETRNGEAGILQFQKLPALVHKSGKTNILPISKQVFYDFRNSARDVKKIQIRPGEYLVFLSDRLTELTSSAGVNPLLIQLQNWSSGREYKNSRELTLDFGRFLEMESGKKGLSKAAILTVGRVRD, encoded by the coding sequence TTGTTTCCAAATCTTCAGTCCAAGCATAAATTAGCATTCGCTTCATTTACCGCGTCTTTTGTATTATTCTTATCTTATTTACTTTTGGACGATTTTCTCTTCGGGGAAGAGATCAGAAAAGAATTAAGGGCATATGTTTGGGTTCGTCTGGGAGTCGGTCTTTTATTTTCAATTGTTCTAGGAATAGTCACCTATTTTCTATTAAATTTAAGTTTTAAATCTCTCAAATCTATTTCTCAACTATTACAAAACTGGTCCCAGGATGTGTATGAGGATTCAGGAGAGTCTGAAAAAGATGATGAGTTAGGAGAACTTGCTAGACATTTCCGCATCGCTCTTTACCAGAAAAAAACTAAAGAAGAAACAGTATCCCAAGAATCTTTAAACAAAAAGGAAAGAGAACTTTCAGATAGGATCCAGAAATTTTTTCATAAAATCAGACTTCATAAGATCAAAAATCTAGATATCACCGTTTTTCCTCGGTCCTCCGATACTGGAGAATCAGATTACGCAAATATCATTCCGACTGCCGACGGTTGTTTTGGAGTGTTAGCAGGTTTCCCCAATCACGGAGCAATTGAATCTTCTCTCAAGGCAAGGATAGAAGGAATGATCTCACTCGCTCAGGAAACCACTGGGCTTAGAGGAGAAGATCTACTCTATAAAATAGACAGAGCTCTACGATCTACGCCTATCTCTTATCTGAATCTCACACTATTCTATTTAGAAACTAGAAATGGAGAAGCAGGCATCTTGCAATTTCAAAAACTGCCCGCGCTTGTTCATAAAAGTGGTAAAACGAATATATTACCGATCTCTAAACAGGTATTTTACGATTTCAGAAATTCCGCAAGAGACGTTAAGAAGATTCAGATCAGACCTGGAGAATATTTGGTTTTCTTAAGTGATAGACTGACTGAACTTACTAGTTCGGCAGGTGTAAATCCACTTTTGATCCAACTACAAAACTGGAGTTCTGGCAGAGAATATAAAAACTCCAGAGAACTCACACTGGACTTCGGAAGATTTTTAGAAATGGAATCCGGCAAAAAAGGACTTTCTAAGGCAGCAATTCTGACTGTGGGTAGAGTCCGAGATTAG
- the clpX gene encoding ATP-dependent Clp protease ATP-binding subunit ClpX, producing the protein MAKKPTGTNNKQKLFCSFCGKEQDSVKRLVAGPGVYICDECISLCNEIIAEEPEQEKERTELLGEVPNPAAIKAILDQYVIGQDHAKKALSVAVYNHYKRIYLKDKKADIELEKSNILLIGPTGSGKTLLAQTLAKIIKVPFAIVDATALTEAGYVGEDVENIILKLIQNADNDIKKAEIGIIYIDEVDKIARKSDSASITRDVSGEGVQQALLKIIEGTVANVPPQGGRKHPHQEYLQVDTKNILFILGGAFVDLDNIIKTRTGVKTIGFGSDEKDGKILRDESKGEILARVIPEDLMKFGLIPEFIGRMPVIATLQDLSVEMLKRIFREPKNAILRQYTKILEMENVKLSFEEAAIDKIAQLAIERASGARGLRAIVENLMLDLMYEIPSRKDVEEVIITEEAVTGTKPPKLILKKEPKIA; encoded by the coding sequence GTGGCAAAAAAACCTACCGGAACCAATAATAAACAAAAATTATTTTGTTCGTTCTGCGGAAAAGAACAAGACTCCGTAAAACGACTGGTTGCTGGTCCAGGTGTATATATTTGCGACGAATGTATCTCTCTTTGTAATGAGATCATTGCAGAAGAGCCTGAGCAGGAAAAAGAACGCACAGAACTTTTGGGAGAAGTCCCTAATCCTGCAGCTATTAAAGCGATCCTAGACCAATACGTAATCGGACAAGACCATGCTAAAAAAGCTTTGTCCGTTGCGGTTTATAATCACTACAAACGAATTTATCTCAAAGACAAAAAAGCGGATATCGAATTAGAAAAATCGAATATTCTTCTGATCGGACCTACGGGTTCCGGAAAAACTTTGTTAGCACAAACACTAGCAAAGATCATTAAGGTTCCGTTTGCGATCGTAGATGCTACCGCACTCACTGAAGCTGGATACGTGGGAGAAGATGTAGAAAACATCATCCTCAAGCTGATCCAAAATGCTGATAATGATATTAAAAAAGCAGAGATCGGTATCATCTACATAGACGAAGTAGATAAGATCGCTCGCAAATCAGACAGCGCATCCATCACGAGAGACGTGAGCGGAGAAGGTGTACAACAAGCTCTTTTAAAAATTATAGAAGGAACAGTTGCAAACGTTCCTCCTCAGGGTGGAAGAAAACATCCGCACCAAGAATATCTACAAGTAGATACTAAAAATATTCTATTTATTCTAGGTGGAGCATTCGTTGACCTGGATAATATTATCAAAACTAGAACCGGTGTAAAAACGATCGGTTTCGGTAGCGATGAAAAAGACGGAAAAATTTTAAGAGACGAAAGCAAAGGTGAAATACTTGCGCGAGTGATCCCTGAAGACTTGATGAAGTTCGGACTTATCCCAGAATTTATTGGCCGTATGCCAGTGATCGCTACTCTGCAAGACTTAAGTGTTGAAATGCTCAAACGTATTTTCAGAGAGCCTAAGAACGCAATCTTACGTCAATACACTAAGATCCTAGAAATGGAAAATGTAAAACTCTCCTTCGAAGAAGCAGCTATAGATAAGATTGCTCAACTTGCGATAGAAAGAGCATCCGGAGCTAGAGGATTACGTGCCATCGTAGAAAATCTAATGCTGGATCTTATGTATGAGATTCCTTCTCGCAAAGACGTAGAAGAAGTTATCATCACAGAAGAGGCAGTAACCGGAACCAAACCTCCGAAACTAATTCTGAAAAAAGAACCGAAAATCGCTTAA
- the clpP gene encoding ATP-dependent Clp endopeptidase proteolytic subunit ClpP codes for MAIIPTVIEQTGRGEMRYDVFSRLLKDRIIFLGDAISDDYANVIIAQLLFLDAENPDRDIYLYLNSPGGYVSSGLAIYDTMQYIKADVRTLCIGQASSMAALLLAGGAKGKRSALPHSRIMMHQPTGGATGQASDIAIQAKEVLKLKQVLNGLYAKHTGKSVEEVQKDTERDLYMTPEEAQKYGIIDSVISIERQKN; via the coding sequence ATGGCAATAATTCCTACAGTTATAGAGCAAACCGGTCGCGGAGAAATGCGGTATGACGTATTTTCCCGCCTCTTAAAGGATAGAATTATCTTTCTAGGTGACGCAATTTCTGACGATTACGCGAACGTAATCATCGCCCAATTACTGTTCCTAGACGCGGAAAATCCGGACAGGGACATCTATTTATACCTGAATTCTCCCGGTGGATATGTATCTTCTGGGCTTGCCATTTATGACACTATGCAGTATATTAAGGCCGACGTTCGTACACTTTGTATTGGCCAAGCGTCCTCTATGGCTGCTCTTCTTCTGGCAGGCGGGGCAAAGGGCAAAAGATCTGCTCTTCCGCATTCCAGAATTATGATGCATCAGCCGACTGGTGGGGCTACTGGTCAGGCTTCCGATATCGCTATCCAAGCGAAGGAAGTTTTGAAATTAAAGCAGGTGTTAAACGGTTTGTACGCTAAACACACGGGCAAGTCTGTGGAAGAAGTGCAAAAGGATACCGAGAGGGATCTTTACATGACTCCAGAAGAGGCCCAAAAATACGGGATTATCGATTCCGTAATTTCTATAGAGCGTCAAAAGAACTGA
- a CDS encoding MoaD/ThiS family protein has protein sequence MDIQLLFFAAIKDHFPDLKKLEVSEGDSILSLREILTRKNPGSESILKVSRFAVNQSIVGDDFVLREGSVVAILPPSSGG, from the coding sequence ATGGATATTCAACTTTTGTTTTTTGCCGCTATTAAAGATCATTTTCCAGATCTGAAAAAATTAGAAGTTTCAGAAGGAGATTCTATTTTAAGTCTTCGTGAAATTCTCACTCGTAAAAATCCAGGCTCCGAATCCATTCTCAAAGTCAGCAGGTTCGCAGTAAATCAATCCATAGTGGGTGATGATTTTGTTTTGAGAGAAGGTTCAGTCGTTGCAATACTTCCTCCTTCTAGCGGTGGTTGA
- a CDS encoding Sec-independent protein translocase subunit TatA/TatB — MYAPLAFLNLGPWEIFFILGLALLLFGGKRLPSLAKDLGDGIRQFRKSLSGDAESESAKIQEPEAKPATPASSTKKSKKSA, encoded by the coding sequence ATGTACGCACCACTCGCATTTTTAAATTTAGGCCCTTGGGAAATCTTTTTCATACTAGGTTTAGCTCTCCTGCTTTTCGGGGGCAAGCGACTTCCCTCTTTAGCAAAGGATTTAGGGGACGGAATACGCCAATTCCGGAAATCTCTATCCGGAGATGCAGAATCTGAATCTGCTAAAATCCAGGAACCAGAAGCAAAACCAGCGACTCCTGCTTCTTCCACTAAAAAATCCAAAAAATCCGCTTAA
- a CDS encoding NAD(P)-dependent alcohol dehydrogenase, which translates to MIPTKGYAAAISKAPLAPFQFDRRDAKDEDVVIDIKYCGICHSDIHQARDEWGGSIFPMVPGHEITGIVSSIGSKVTKFKVGDKVGVGCFVDSCRECEQCKAGLEQFCETGMSATYNGREQDRKTPTYGGYSNKIVVDQNYVLRIPDNLPLHAAAPLLCAGITLYSPLAHWKAGPGKKVAIIGLGGLGHMGVKIAHALGAEVTVLSQSHKKEADAKRLGADHFYATSEKSTFSKLRGSFNLIINTVSMPLDWNAYLSLLRVDGSMVVVGVPEEQVPIGAFSLIGGRKSLAGSLIGGIAETQEMLDFCGKHNITSDIELISIQNVNEAYERVIKSDVRYRFVIDIATLN; encoded by the coding sequence ATGATCCCAACAAAAGGTTATGCTGCAGCTATTTCAAAGGCTCCTTTAGCACCTTTTCAATTCGATAGAAGAGATGCAAAAGACGAAGATGTTGTCATCGATATCAAATACTGCGGTATCTGTCATTCGGATATACACCAAGCAAGAGATGAATGGGGAGGATCCATATTTCCGATGGTTCCCGGACACGAGATCACAGGCATTGTTTCAAGTATAGGATCCAAAGTTACTAAGTTTAAAGTAGGAGATAAGGTAGGAGTAGGTTGTTTCGTAGACTCTTGCAGAGAATGTGAACAATGTAAAGCAGGACTGGAACAATTTTGCGAAACAGGAATGAGTGCCACCTATAATGGAAGAGAACAAGACAGAAAAACCCCTACCTATGGCGGTTATTCAAATAAGATCGTAGTAGATCAGAATTATGTTCTAAGAATTCCTGATAATCTTCCTTTACATGCTGCAGCTCCCCTACTTTGTGCAGGCATCACACTATATTCTCCACTTGCTCATTGGAAAGCAGGTCCTGGTAAAAAGGTAGCGATCATTGGTCTTGGTGGACTTGGTCATATGGGTGTGAAGATCGCTCATGCACTCGGAGCGGAAGTTACGGTGCTTAGCCAATCCCATAAAAAAGAAGCGGATGCTAAACGTTTAGGCGCAGATCATTTCTATGCTACATCGGAGAAGAGCACATTCAGTAAGTTAAGAGGAAGTTTTAATCTGATCATCAATACCGTTTCCATGCCTTTAGACTGGAACGCGTATCTTAGCCTATTGAGAGTAGATGGTTCTATGGTAGTAGTTGGTGTTCCAGAAGAGCAAGTTCCAATAGGAGCATTCTCTTTAATAGGAGGCCGTAAAAGTTTGGCAGGATCTTTAATTGGTGGAATTGCAGAAACCCAAGAGATGTTAGATTTCTGTGGTAAACACAATATCACTAGCGATATAGAACTGATCTCAATTCAAAATGTGAACGAAGCCTACGAAAGAGTGATTAAAAGTGATGTACGTTACAGATTTGTGATAGATATCGCTACTCTAAATTAG
- a CDS encoding molybdenum cofactor guanylyltransferase yields the protein MRAIDSVGILLAGGKSSRMGRDKSFLSLKSQKFFLIESYKKLKFLCRNVRVSIREEQREEYSKHVPNEFLVSDSITDMEGPLQGIFSSFLDFQNEPKIKNFLILAVDLPYMRIKTLARLYSEKEMIGSGVFYQTKEGIEPLCGLYSSDYLRFLFLEFEKGVLNSFSPKTLIERGNPSLLSIPEMEKSSFINLNSPEDLKPPKS from the coding sequence ATGAGAGCCATTGATTCCGTAGGGATATTACTTGCAGGCGGAAAAAGTTCCAGAATGGGAAGGGATAAATCCTTTTTATCTCTCAAAAGCCAAAAATTTTTTCTTATAGAATCTTATAAAAAATTAAAATTCTTATGTAGGAATGTTCGCGTATCTATTCGAGAAGAACAAAGAGAAGAATATTCTAAACATGTGCCTAATGAGTTTTTAGTGTCGGACTCAATTACGGACATGGAAGGTCCGCTACAAGGGATTTTCAGTTCTTTCCTTGATTTCCAAAACGAACCAAAAATTAAAAATTTTTTGATCTTAGCTGTAGATCTTCCTTACATGAGGATCAAAACATTGGCAAGGTTATATTCCGAAAAAGAGATGATCGGTTCAGGGGTTTTTTATCAAACGAAAGAAGGAATCGAACCGTTATGCGGTCTTTATTCTTCCGATTATCTGCGGTTTTTATTCCTCGAATTTGAAAAAGGGGTCTTAAATTCTTTTTCTCCTAAAACTCTAATCGAAAGAGGAAATCCGAGTCTTTTGTCTATTCCGGAAATGGAAAAATCTTCTTTTATTAACCTGAATTCTCCCGAGGATTTAAAGCCTCCAAAGTCATAA
- the tig gene encoding trigger factor has protein sequence MEFKTKKNQNASVDLKLTFDKNDLEKAFEKTYKEKQKDLKIPGFRPGKAPIEMVKRHLGDSVANDAINLLLLETVSDLSGKLEHKIVRFPKFTVEDYVPEKSLVATAVYDTDPEVSLGKYKKIKIKLPEVQVTDEDVTEELQFVRKQLARKLLREPSEGAESGDIVDMEFEVKEEGQEPKNAKNGSSDYKLGDGNNLPGFDDNLYGIKTGETKDFSYTYASDYPREDLAGKKMEFAMTLKAIYKEVLPELDDDLASEYDGSSSLQVLKDKVKTDLQKNYTEAVKNKKMEEIYKELVADSKFIFPESYLTEESEHVYQNMMQDVLGRGQARIPKEQIPSIEKYAEMVGKPLEEVRGSFKTIAENRLKGYFSRQKLASTENIVLTDEDFDREISTLASRYGMSDADFKKELEKGKLLETYRDNFLAKKIDDTLFQLVEKKYNEKMSIRQLKEFLSNKETGEVWQ, from the coding sequence ATGGAATTCAAGACAAAGAAAAATCAAAACGCATCCGTAGACCTTAAGTTAACCTTTGATAAGAACGATCTAGAAAAGGCGTTCGAAAAGACTTATAAAGAAAAACAAAAGGATCTCAAGATCCCGGGCTTCCGCCCTGGAAAAGCACCGATCGAAATGGTAAAACGCCATTTGGGAGACTCGGTAGCAAACGACGCAATCAATCTTCTATTATTAGAAACTGTCAGTGACCTTTCCGGGAAACTGGAACACAAGATTGTACGTTTCCCTAAATTTACTGTAGAGGACTATGTTCCCGAAAAAAGTTTAGTGGCAACTGCGGTGTATGATACTGATCCGGAAGTTTCCTTAGGGAAATACAAAAAGATCAAGATCAAACTTCCTGAAGTACAAGTAACAGACGAAGATGTTACGGAAGAGCTCCAGTTCGTTCGCAAACAGCTTGCTAGAAAACTTCTGAGAGAACCGAGCGAAGGAGCCGAGAGCGGCGATATCGTGGATATGGAATTCGAAGTGAAGGAAGAAGGGCAGGAGCCTAAGAACGCAAAAAACGGTTCAAGCGATTATAAATTAGGAGATGGTAATAATCTTCCTGGTTTTGATGATAATCTTTACGGTATCAAAACAGGAGAGACCAAGGACTTTTCTTATACTTACGCGAGCGACTATCCAAGAGAAGATCTGGCTGGCAAGAAGATGGAATTCGCCATGACCTTAAAGGCGATCTATAAAGAAGTTCTTCCTGAATTGGACGATGATCTTGCTAGTGAATATGACGGCTCTTCTTCATTACAAGTTTTGAAAGATAAGGTCAAAACTGATCTACAAAAGAATTATACTGAAGCTGTAAAAAATAAGAAGATGGAAGAGATCTACAAGGAACTGGTTGCAGATTCCAAGTTTATATTCCCTGAGTCCTATCTTACAGAAGAATCTGAGCATGTGTATCAAAATATGATGCAGGATGTTTTAGGAAGAGGCCAAGCTAGAATACCTAAGGAACAGATCCCAAGTATTGAAAAATATGCTGAAATGGTTGGAAAACCTTTGGAAGAAGTAAGGGGTTCCTTCAAAACTATCGCTGAAAATAGACTGAAAGGGTATTTCTCCAGACAGAAACTGGCTTCTACGGAAAATATTGTTTTGACGGACGAGGATTTCGACCGTGAAATCTCCACCCTTGCCTCAAGATATGGTATGTCTGACGCCGATTTTAAAAAAGAATTGGAAAAAGGTAAACTTCTGGAAACTTACCGGGACAATTTTTTAGCAAAAAAGATAGACGATACCCTCTTCCAGCTTGTAGAAAAGAAATACAACGAGAAGATGAGTATCCGTCAGCTAAAGGAATTCCTTTCTAATAAGGAAACTGGAGAAGTATGGCAATAA
- a CDS encoding molybdenum cofactor biosynthesis protein MoaE, whose translation MSVLEAHSHISSSPIFVSSQLPDIPEMGGFVVFSGIVRNLNEGKKVTHLEYEAYAPMANEMIRAILADACKKWDLLHANCIHRVGKLEISEIAVIVETGSMHRVEAYESNRYIIDRVKHEVPIWKKEFYFDGSSEWSKGCVHESH comes from the coding sequence ATGTCCGTTTTAGAAGCTCATTCTCATATTTCTTCTTCTCCCATTTTTGTATCTTCTCAGTTACCTGATATTCCCGAGATGGGAGGATTTGTAGTATTTTCAGGGATTGTTCGAAATTTAAATGAAGGTAAGAAGGTAACTCATCTAGAATACGAAGCATATGCGCCGATGGCAAACGAGATGATCCGGGCTATTCTCGCAGATGCTTGTAAAAAATGGGACCTTCTTCATGCAAACTGCATACATAGAGTTGGAAAATTAGAAATTTCCGAGATAGCAGTCATTGTTGAGACAGGATCCATGCATAGGGTAGAGGCTTACGAATCCAATCGTTATATAATTGATCGAGTAAAACACGAGGTTCCGATCTGGAAAAAGGAATTTTATTTTGACGGTTCTTCCGAGTGGTCGAAGGGCTGCGTACATGAGAGCCATTGA